ATAATTTATAGAATCTGATTGAAAAATTATGCAGAAACTCCTGTAATTTTAATTCTTGTATAAGGTTGACGGTGACCGTTTAACTTTTGATAACCTTTTCTACGTTTCTTGTGAAAAACAAGAATAGTCTCATCTTTACCATGTTCTAAAACTGTTGCAGTAACTGAACCTCCAAGATGTAATTTACCACCATCGGTAGTTGCAATTACATCACTAAATGTTAAATTTGCTCCAAGTTCCTCTTTTAACAATGGAACATTGATTGAATCATCTTTCTTCACACAAAATTGCGATCCAGATATATTTAAAATTGCTTGCATCTAAAATAAAATAAATTGTTTTAAAAAAGGATTGCAAATATATAGAAATCGATTATATAATTTGAATAAATTTTTTTTTATTTCAATTTAATTTTTTTCAATTCTTATTTTTCTAACTTTTTTAATAAGTGTAATTCATTGTAATTTTAATTAAATTGTTTTGAATATTTAAAAATATATATCTATTTTAGCCGTCATAAAATTTGAGCTGAGTAAACGGCATCCCCTGTCAATTACGCAAAGATGCTCATAGCCGGTCTGTCCTCAGATCGGCTTTTTTTTTATTAATATATTTTTTTAAAATGAGAAAATTTGACATTCCAATTTTTTATCGGTCTTCAATAATTTCTTCAATTAAGAATTCAAGGAAAAATTCTGATCCAAGAAGAAAAGATTTAGAGCCTTCAGTATTAGATTTCGGACCAGTACGTTTTAAAATTGCAAGACACTTTGGTTTTTGTTTTGGTGTTGAAAATGCCATTGAAATTGCTTACAAAGCAATTGATGAAAATCCAAATAAAAGGATTTTTCTATTATCTGAAATTATTCATAATCCACATGTAAATATAGATTTAGCAAACCGAGGCATTAAATTTATTATGTCTGATGATGGTAAGCAAATTATTTCGTGGGACGAGTTAACATCAGATGATGTTGTAATCGTTCCAGCTTTTGGAACTACATTAGAAATTCAAGAACAATTAACACGAATTGGAATTGACCCATATAAACATGATTCAACATGTCCATTTGTTGAGAAAGTATGGAATAGAACTGAGTCTTTAGGCGAGACAGACTTTACAGTGGTTATACATGGCAAAAGAAAACACGAAGAAACCAGAGCTACATTTTCTCATAGTTCTCAAAATGCTAAAACTATAATTGTGCAAACAATGCAAGAGACTCAGATATTATCAGGGTTAATTACTGGTGCTATTCCAATTGAAGAGTTTGATCATTATTTTTCTAATCAGGTATCCGATAATTTTAATCCATTAACTGATCTAATGAAAATTGGAGTAGTTAACCAAACAACAATGTTAGCTAGTGAAACACAATCTATTGCAGAGGTATTAAAGAAAGCAATGATTAATAAATTTGGTTTGGAAAATATCAAAGATCACTTTGGAGATACTAAGGATACTTTATGCTATGCAACAAACGAGAATCAGAATGCAACAAAAACATTAATTGAAAATGGAGGAAATCTCGCAATAGTTGTAGGAGGCTATAATAGTTCTAATACATCTCATTTAGTTGAATTATGTGAGAGTAAAATTTCAACTTTTTTTATTAAAGACTGTGAAGAAGTAATATCTGAAACTGAGATCAATCATTTTTCTTTAAATTTAAATAAAGTTGTATTAACTAAGAATTGGTTACCTAAAGTTAAAAATGATATAACAGAAATTATTATTACTTCAGGTGCATCTTGCCCAGATGCATTAGTTGATGAAGTAATTTTAAAAATAGTTTCTTTTTATCCAAACTCTAAATCTATTGATGAGGCTTTAATTCCATTTATGCAATAAAAAAACGGCTCACAAATAATTGCAAAGCCGTTTTTCATCATTAAATTTGTTGTTTTTTTAAACAACATGTTGTTGTAAACCAATAAAACAACAACAATTATGACTTAATATTTTTTATATTAAAACTAAATCAAACAATTTTTTCCAATTAAATGGATAATAAAAAGTTGTTATCCCCTCAAACAACCTTTCTCTCTCTTTTTCTCTTTACTTGTAGTAAATAAGGCGATCTCACTGCCTTCTAAGTAAAATAGAAAACACAATAACTAATTAAAAGTTACATAAATTCAAAATTAGTTTAAAAAAAAATCGAACTATTAAAATTCGATTTTTTTAATTTGGAAAATCTAGTTATTTAATTGCCTCAGCAAACCTTCTGCTAACTTCAGTCCAATTGACAATATTCCAAAAAGAGGAAATATAATCTGGTCTTCTGTTTTGGTAATTCAAATAATATGCATGTTCCCAAACATCTAAACATAAGATTGGAATTCCCTTGTTTTCAGCAATATCCATTATTGGATTATCTTGATTAGGCGAAGAACAAACAGACAACTTACCCCCCTTCTTGAACTATTAACCAAGCCCAACCAGATCCAAATCTAGTTGTTGCAGCTGTTGTAAAAGATTCTTTAAATTTTTCCATTCCACCTAAATCATTTTCTATAGCTGAACTTAGTTCATTTGAAATTGAACCATTATTTGAAGATAAAATTGTCCAAAATAATGAATGATTAAAATGCCCTCCTCCGTTGTTTCTTACA
Above is a window of Chlorobiota bacterium DNA encoding:
- the rplU gene encoding 50S ribosomal protein L21, translated to MQAILNISGSQFCVKKDDSINVPLLKEELGANLTFSDVIATTDGGKLHLGGSVTATVLEHGKDETILVFHKKRRKGYQKLNGHRQPYTRIKITGVSA
- a CDS encoding 4-hydroxy-3-methylbut-2-enyl diphosphate reductase → MRKFDIPIFYRSSIISSIKNSRKNSDPRRKDLEPSVLDFGPVRFKIARHFGFCFGVENAIEIAYKAIDENPNKRIFLLSEIIHNPHVNIDLANRGIKFIMSDDGKQIISWDELTSDDVVIVPAFGTTLEIQEQLTRIGIDPYKHDSTCPFVEKVWNRTESLGETDFTVVIHGKRKHEETRATFSHSSQNAKTIIVQTMQETQILSGLITGAIPIEEFDHYFSNQVSDNFNPLTDLMKIGVVNQTTMLASETQSIAEVLKKAMINKFGLENIKDHFGDTKDTLCYATNENQNATKTLIENGGNLAIVVGGYNSSNTSHLVELCESKISTFFIKDCEEVISETEINHFSLNLNKVVLTKNWLPKVKNDITEIIITSGASCPDALVDEVILKIVSFYPNSKSIDEALIPFMQ